From a single Oceanobacillus kimchii X50 genomic region:
- a CDS encoding ROK family protein has protein sequence MDRYLAFDIGGTFLKYGVVAENMTVVETNKVKTPDSLEGLLRTMEEISHLNNEVKGVAVGCPGAVSPEGIIKGSSALHYLHGPNIKHLIEDRLNVPIFMENDAHCAGYAEFWKGAAKGKKDVLVMVLGTGIGGAVFKNAELHKGANLHGGEFGYMLLNSDIHDSNDVWSRVASTKALVRVVAERKNIAVDSLSGEQIFSMAEAGDADCLQALDRFYHLLAVGIYNLQYIYDPEVILLGGGISARENLIEKIDEKLDGILAVVDLAKVKPKIAACKFKQNANLLGAVYGWLKEFNRSKVASI, from the coding sequence ATGGACAGGTATTTAGCGTTCGATATTGGTGGAACCTTTTTGAAATATGGAGTGGTAGCTGAGAATATGACAGTGGTAGAAACCAATAAAGTGAAGACTCCAGATTCATTGGAAGGATTATTACGTACTATGGAGGAGATCTCACATTTGAATAACGAAGTGAAAGGAGTGGCGGTGGGCTGCCCAGGAGCAGTTTCGCCAGAAGGAATTATAAAAGGTTCTAGTGCACTTCATTATTTACATGGGCCAAATATAAAGCATTTAATAGAAGACCGACTAAACGTACCTATTTTTATGGAAAATGATGCACACTGTGCTGGCTATGCAGAATTTTGGAAAGGTGCCGCAAAAGGAAAGAAAGACGTACTTGTTATGGTGCTTGGAACTGGTATTGGTGGTGCTGTATTTAAAAATGCGGAGCTCCATAAGGGAGCAAATTTGCACGGTGGTGAGTTTGGCTACATGCTTTTGAACTCGGATATTCATGATAGTAATGATGTGTGGAGCAGAGTAGCTTCAACAAAGGCATTAGTGAGAGTGGTCGCCGAACGAAAGAACATTGCTGTGGACTCCCTTTCCGGTGAACAAATTTTTAGCATGGCAGAGGCTGGAGATGCGGATTGTTTGCAAGCATTAGATAGATTTTATCATCTATTAGCAGTAGGCATTTATAATCTCCAATATATTTACGATCCGGAAGTTATCTTACTTGGTGGGGGCATTAGCGCTAGAGAAAATTTAATAGAAAAAATTGATGAAAAGCTGGACGGAATTTTGGCAGTTGTGGATTTAGCGAAGGTCAAACCTAAGATAGCAGCTTGCAAGTTTAAACAAAATGCTAATTTATTAGGTGCTGTATATGGCTGGTTGAAAGAATTTAATCGTTCAAAAGTTGCTTCTATTTAA
- the sipW gene encoding signal peptidase I SipW, producing MMWRRMKKLTSGLITTVLSILLIVTAFTVIFHQATDGEPNVFGYQLKTVLSGSMEPEFQTGSIIAIQAKENITEFQKGDIITFHNSDGMVITHRVDEVKDNGAQYVTKGDNNNRADSELVLAESIVGQYTGFTIPYAGYVTQFANSKEGALFLLILPGVILVGYSIINIGRALRQLEASSKQEPEVSNNQ from the coding sequence ATGATGTGGAGAAGAATGAAAAAGTTAACCAGTGGTCTGATAACAACCGTGCTCTCTATATTACTGATTGTTACGGCGTTCACAGTGATTTTTCATCAAGCAACCGATGGAGAGCCAAATGTATTCGGTTATCAATTAAAAACAGTTTTATCTGGATCCATGGAGCCAGAATTTCAAACCGGATCCATCATTGCTATTCAAGCAAAAGAAAATATTACAGAATTTCAAAAGGGTGACATCATTACTTTTCATAATTCTGATGGAATGGTAATCACTCACAGAGTTGATGAAGTAAAGGATAATGGAGCGCAATATGTGACTAAAGGTGATAACAACAATAGAGCAGATTCTGAGTTGGTGCTCGCTGAGAGTATCGTAGGGCAATACACCGGGTTCACCATTCCGTATGCAGGATATGTGACTCAATTTGCCAATTCAAAAGAGGGTGCACTTTTCTTATTGATCTTACCCGGCGTAATACTAGTTGGCTATTCGATTATCAATATTGGACGAGCGTTAAGGCAATTAGAAGCCTCAAGTAAACAAGAACCGGAAGTAAGTAATAATCAGTGA
- a CDS encoding alpha/beta fold hydrolase produces MKVTITNGETIHYKKRNGGEAILLLIHGNFASSDHWDKLMEQLTMKYTIYALDLRGYGQSTYHTPIESFNDFAEDIRLFCDALHIQMCHVMGWSNGGGVAMQFAANYPTRVKSVTLLNSISTKGYPALNSNGERMTTREEISVDPMINRMLQAQTNKERSFFEAAMLQLMFVIKKPEETRFKKYIEAALNQRNIIDVANAANKFDISRNLKNITSPILILWGRYDLMVSETMTLELMDEMKENNVSFIYKQLNTGHAPLVDNIDSVISEVDSFLDITS; encoded by the coding sequence ATGAAGGTTACGATAACTAATGGAGAAACAATACATTACAAAAAAAGAAATGGTGGAGAAGCTATACTCTTATTGATCCATGGAAATTTTGCCTCTTCAGATCATTGGGATAAATTAATGGAACAGTTAACGATGAAATATACGATTTATGCCTTAGATTTGCGTGGGTATGGACAATCTACATATCATACACCAATAGAATCTTTTAACGATTTTGCAGAAGATATAAGATTATTTTGTGATGCATTACATATTCAAATGTGTCATGTGATGGGTTGGTCGAATGGTGGGGGTGTGGCTATGCAATTTGCAGCTAATTATCCAACAAGGGTGAAATCAGTAACTCTACTTAATTCTATTTCTACCAAAGGTTATCCAGCATTAAATTCGAATGGAGAAAGAATGACCACAAGGGAGGAAATTTCAGTTGATCCAATGATCAATAGAATGCTTCAAGCGCAAACGAACAAAGAAAGGTCATTTTTTGAAGCTGCTATGTTACAACTAATGTTTGTTATTAAAAAACCAGAGGAAACTAGATTTAAGAAGTACATCGAAGCAGCATTGAATCAACGGAATATAATCGATGTAGCCAATGCGGCAAATAAGTTTGATATAAGCCGCAACCTAAAAAATATTACTTCTCCAATTCTTATTTTATGGGGAAGGTATGATTTAATGGTTTCGGAGACAATGACATTAGAATTAATGGATGAAATGAAAGAGAATAATGTATCTTTTATTTATAAACAACTGAATACAGGGCATGCTCCATTAGTTGATAATATTGACAGCGTCATTTCAGAAGTAGATTCTTTTTTAGATATAACTTCTTAA
- a CDS encoding tRNA dihydrouridine synthase → MIDNFWRDLPRPFFILAPMEDVTDVVFRHVVTEAARPDVFFTEFTNSESYCHPDGRQSVRGRLTFTEDEQPIVAHIWGDKPEYFRQMSIGMAEMGFKGLDINMGCPVANVAGNGKGSGLINRPEVAAELIQAAKAGGLPVSVKTRLGYTYIDEWKEWLRHVLEQDIVNLSIHLRTRKEMSKVDAHWELIPEIKKLRDEIAPDTLLTINGDIPDRQTGLKLVEEYGVDGVMIGRGVFKNPFAFEKEQQEHTSQEMLDLLRLHLDLHDKYDKLESRSFKPLHRFFKIYVKGFRGASELRNQMMNTKSTAEVRALLDNFEIENTIEVEQ, encoded by the coding sequence ATGATAGATAATTTTTGGCGCGATTTACCACGTCCGTTTTTTATACTTGCACCAATGGAAGATGTGACAGATGTTGTTTTCCGTCATGTAGTAACAGAAGCAGCTAGACCGGATGTGTTTTTTACAGAGTTTACAAATTCAGAGAGTTATTGCCATCCAGATGGACGACAAAGCGTGCGAGGACGCTTAACATTTACGGAAGACGAGCAACCAATTGTCGCTCATATTTGGGGAGATAAACCAGAGTACTTCCGACAAATGAGTATTGGTATGGCCGAAATGGGATTTAAAGGCCTAGATATTAATATGGGTTGTCCTGTAGCAAATGTAGCAGGGAATGGAAAAGGTTCTGGTCTGATTAATCGTCCAGAGGTCGCTGCTGAATTGATACAAGCAGCAAAAGCTGGAGGGTTGCCTGTTAGTGTGAAGACAAGGCTTGGTTACACGTATATCGATGAATGGAAAGAATGGCTGAGACATGTATTGGAACAAGATATTGTGAATTTATCGATCCATCTTCGAACGAGAAAAGAAATGAGCAAAGTAGACGCTCATTGGGAACTTATTCCTGAGATTAAAAAACTTCGTGATGAGATTGCACCAGATACCCTGTTAACTATAAATGGAGATATTCCTGATCGCCAAACGGGTTTGAAACTGGTTGAAGAGTACGGTGTTGATGGAGTAATGATTGGACGAGGTGTGTTTAAGAATCCTTTTGCTTTTGAGAAGGAGCAGCAAGAGCATACCAGCCAAGAAATGCTTGACCTTTTACGATTGCATTTGGACCTTCATGATAAATATGACAAGTTAGAATCACGTTCATTTAAACCACTTCACCGTTTCTTTAAGATTTATGTTAAAGGGTTTAGAGGCGCAAGTGAGTTAAGAAATCAAATGATGAATACAAAATCCACTGCAGAAGTACGTGCATTACTTGATAACTTTGAAATAGAAAATACGATTGAAGTAGAGCAATAG
- a CDS encoding MerR family DNA-binding transcriptional regulator, whose product MKTYSISEVANKLNLTVYTLRYYDKEGLLPFVERKANVKAQLEELTKTMAIIDHKCDYYKTALDAGTEDIHKNKKLDIYSTN is encoded by the coding sequence ATGAAAACATATTCTATCAGTGAAGTTGCAAATAAACTGAATCTCACTGTATATACACTACGTTATTATGATAAGGAAGGCTTACTGCCTTTCGTGGAAAGAAAAGCAAATGTAAAAGCGCAATTAGAAGAATTAACTAAAACAATGGCAATTATCGATCATAAATGCGATTATTATAAGACTGCTTTAGATGCAGGGACAGAAGATATTCATAAAAACAAAAAATTAGATATTTACTCTACTAACTAA
- a CDS encoding LPXTG cell wall anchor domain-containing protein, protein MNKNPEPNNNNKTKGTTTLPNTATNLYNYLTIGIVIILTGAGILFFQRKRKLAVDLSEKGNS, encoded by the coding sequence ATAAATAAAAATCCTGAACCAAATAATAACAACAAGACTAAAGGGACTACAACACTTCCAAATACTGCAACGAATCTATATAACTATTTAACAATAGGTATCGTCATTATATTAACAGGAGCGGGAATTTTATTCTTTCAACGGAAAAGAAAGTTAGCTGTGGATTTATCCGAAAAAGGTAACTCATAG
- a CDS encoding NUDIX hydrolase, with the protein MEKWKTLQSEYIHKSDFGNIRKDNCELLDGTIIEAYHVNEYPDWVNAVVITKEKEIVIVEQFRYAGNDTFLEIPAGNLEEFETCEAGIVREVMEETGYISPHRPILLGEFMVNPATQTNKIKTFLILDAEKEKEQNLDDIEDINVHLFNFDTFGHMLRSSSLKTQLFTCTCLLYGERLFNLGPQINRQISYCKDKGIDTLKGEFDNTRR; encoded by the coding sequence TTGGAAAAATGGAAGACTTTGCAATCTGAATACATACATAAAAGTGATTTTGGAAACATCAGAAAAGATAATTGTGAATTATTAGACGGAACAATAATCGAAGCTTATCATGTAAATGAATATCCTGATTGGGTTAATGCTGTAGTGATAACTAAGGAGAAAGAAATTGTAATCGTTGAACAATTTCGGTATGCAGGAAATGATACATTTTTAGAGATACCTGCAGGGAATCTTGAAGAATTTGAAACCTGTGAAGCGGGTATTGTACGAGAGGTAATGGAAGAGACAGGCTATATTTCACCTCATCGACCAATCTTATTAGGAGAATTTATGGTGAATCCTGCAACACAAACAAATAAAATTAAAACATTTTTAATACTAGATGCTGAAAAAGAGAAGGAACAAAACTTAGATGATATCGAGGATATAAATGTTCATCTGTTTAATTTTGATACATTTGGTCATATGCTCCGTAGTAGCTCTCTTAAAACTCAATTATTTACCTGCACATGCTTATTATATGGCGAAAGATTATTTAACTTGGGGCCGCAAATTAATAGGCAAATAAGTTACTGTAAAGATAAGGGGATTGATACGTTAAAGGGAGAATTCGATAATACAAGAAGATAA
- a CDS encoding nuclease-related domain-containing protein codes for MITKRREKTRDLMLYDLLVHRMDFSNKERQIYEKIKQGYEGERRFDQLCDEIDGNNLILQDLLFTHNNTTFQIDSVIITKDTIYLLEIKNYKGEYIYENDRLIKMPNIEIIQPLHQLHRSEALFRNLMTGFKYTLPIKSLVIFIHPHFTLYQAPVKTPFVLPTQVQSFVQKIKRNSTNIIIKHQQQIAEQLLKLHTSPSPFQNTPKYQYKDLKKGIYCHDCNHYFNHANGKYLVCNYCGKKEDVNTSVLKSVEEIKVLFPDLKITTNRVQDWCAIISSKKRIRKILSENYEVKGNSQWTYYV; via the coding sequence ATGATTACAAAGCGCAGAGAAAAAACAAGGGATTTAATGTTGTATGATTTATTGGTTCACAGAATGGATTTCTCTAATAAAGAACGGCAAATCTATGAAAAGATAAAACAAGGATATGAAGGAGAAAGAAGATTCGACCAATTATGTGATGAGATCGATGGTAATAACTTAATACTACAAGATTTATTGTTTACACATAATAATACAACTTTCCAAATCGATTCGGTGATTATTACTAAAGATACAATTTATTTATTAGAAATAAAGAACTATAAAGGCGAATATATTTATGAAAATGATAGGTTAATTAAAATGCCGAATATTGAAATTATACAACCGCTTCATCAACTGCATCGAAGTGAAGCATTATTTCGTAATTTGATGACAGGATTTAAATATACTCTCCCTATTAAGTCTTTGGTTATCTTTATACATCCTCACTTCACACTATATCAAGCTCCTGTAAAAACCCCCTTTGTCTTACCAACTCAAGTCCAATCATTTGTACAAAAAATCAAGCGTAATTCCACCAACATAATCATTAAACATCAACAACAGATCGCTGAACAACTACTAAAATTGCACACCTCTCCATCTCCTTTTCAAAATACCCCTAAATACCAATACAAAGATCTTAAAAAAGGAATTTACTGTCATGATTGTAATCACTATTTTAATCATGCTAATGGTAAATATCTTGTATGTAACTATTGTGGTAAAAAGGAAGATGTGAATACTAGTGTACTTAAAAGCGTGGAAGAAATAAAAGTTCTCTTTCCTGATTTAAAAATTACTACAAACAGAGTTCAAGATTGGTGCGCTATTATTTCTTCAAAAAAACGGATACGCAAAATACTAAGTGAGAACTATGAGGTAAAGGGAAATAGTCAATGGACTTATTATGTATAA
- the celB gene encoding PTS cellobiose transporter subunit IIC translates to MENSKFMQFMERFFLPIADKLNNNRYLGALRDGFMVALPIIIFGSIFVVIANIPFLDQLLSEDAYNAYKDALGPASAATLSIMGMFVIVGIAYKLTAYYGGDAIYGGVTALASFLILTPQVLEDVTGVIPTSSLGAEGLFLGILTAFISTELFRFFVKKNWMIKMPPGVPEAVSRSFSSLIPISFTLSIFLLIRILFSITPFETIQNFIYSVIQEPITALGSGLPAAIIAVLLIQVFWFFGLHGQIIVNSIMDPIWMTLSLENYEAYQAGEERLHIVNNQFIDTFIVGMGGSGMTMAVILGLFIIAKSRQLKQLGKIGGPPSVFNVNEPIIFGLPIILNPLVLIPWLLAPVIITIVTYFSMSIGLVPVSTGVHVPWTTPIFIGGMLTTNSIAGGIMQLVNLVIVTLIWIPFLKLLDKRYFSEELAGASKEIAAGKDKG, encoded by the coding sequence ATGGAAAACAGCAAATTTATGCAGTTTATGGAACGGTTCTTTTTACCTATTGCAGATAAGCTCAATAACAATCGTTACTTAGGTGCTTTGCGTGATGGATTTATGGTAGCATTGCCTATCATTATCTTTGGATCAATTTTTGTCGTTATTGCTAATATCCCATTTTTAGATCAATTACTAAGTGAAGATGCTTACAATGCATATAAAGATGCACTCGGACCAGCATCAGCGGCTACGTTATCAATAATGGGGATGTTTGTTATTGTTGGAATTGCCTATAAACTGACAGCCTATTATGGTGGAGACGCTATTTATGGTGGAGTTACTGCATTAGCATCCTTCCTCATTTTGACACCTCAAGTACTAGAAGATGTCACAGGAGTAATTCCGACATCAAGTTTAGGAGCGGAAGGACTGTTTCTTGGAATCTTAACGGCATTTATTTCGACAGAGCTCTTTCGATTTTTTGTAAAGAAAAATTGGATGATTAAAATGCCACCAGGTGTTCCAGAAGCAGTATCAAGGTCGTTTAGTTCTTTAATTCCAATTTCGTTTACATTGTCTATATTTTTGTTAATTCGTATTCTTTTTAGCATCACACCTTTTGAAACGATACAAAACTTTATTTATTCTGTTATCCAAGAACCAATAACAGCATTGGGAAGCGGATTGCCTGCAGCGATCATTGCAGTCCTTTTAATCCAAGTTTTTTGGTTCTTTGGTTTACATGGTCAGATTATCGTTAATTCAATAATGGATCCAATTTGGATGACGTTGTCTTTAGAAAACTATGAAGCATATCAAGCAGGAGAAGAAAGACTGCATATCGTAAACAACCAATTTATCGATACGTTTATTGTTGGAATGGGCGGATCAGGAATGACAATGGCAGTTATCCTTGGTCTATTTATAATAGCTAAAAGTAGACAATTAAAGCAGCTCGGTAAGATTGGTGGTCCGCCTTCGGTATTTAATGTAAATGAACCTATTATATTTGGGTTACCAATTATTCTTAATCCGCTAGTTTTAATACCTTGGTTATTAGCACCAGTTATTATTACAATTGTTACTTATTTTTCCATGTCGATAGGTCTTGTTCCTGTTTCTACTGGAGTACATGTACCTTGGACGACCCCCATCTTCATCGGTGGGATGCTGACAACAAATTCGATAGCTGGTGGAATTATGCAGTTAGTGAACTTAGTAATTGTTACGCTTATTTGGATTCCTTTCCTAAAACTTTTGGATAAGCGGTATTTTAGTGAGGAATTGGCAGGTGCGAGTAAGGAAATTGCAGCTGGTAAAGATAAAGGATGA
- a CDS encoding diacylglycerol/lipid kinase family protein — MKTVAVIINPNAGNQKLKNEINTIEARLKDVFEEVTVYTTAKEGDGKKIIEKIYSKLDLIIGGGGDGTIFELVNALAPLDHRPTFAVLPGGTCNDFSRTIGMNQNPLVALEQIVQKQTKTVDVGKYNDYYFLNFWGIGLISKVAEEMDGGNKKLLGKMSYYINTSKVVFQNETFQLKITSEEMNYDGEAVMMVVGNGPFLGGMKSFFPHADIQNGKFDVLIIKLAKLQHFWTWLETQMQNDYPDNRNDEVIYFRTSKLHVESSPEQNIDSDGEVLTQTPSEITILPKHLNVVIGDEAFGTV, encoded by the coding sequence ATGAAGACAGTTGCAGTCATAATAAATCCAAATGCAGGAAATCAAAAATTAAAGAATGAAATAAATACAATTGAAGCGAGATTAAAAGATGTTTTTGAAGAAGTTACCGTATATACTACAGCAAAAGAAGGCGACGGTAAAAAGATCATTGAAAAAATCTATAGTAAATTGGATTTAATTATTGGTGGAGGTGGAGATGGAACAATATTTGAGCTTGTAAATGCTCTTGCTCCATTAGATCATCGACCAACCTTTGCGGTATTGCCAGGCGGTACATGTAATGATTTTTCTAGAACAATAGGAATGAATCAAAATCCGCTGGTTGCACTGGAACAAATAGTACAAAAACAAACAAAAACAGTTGATGTGGGAAAATACAATGATTATTATTTCCTGAACTTCTGGGGAATTGGACTAATATCTAAAGTAGCTGAAGAAATGGATGGAGGAAATAAAAAGTTACTTGGAAAAATGTCATATTACATCAATACTTCCAAAGTTGTTTTTCAGAATGAAACATTTCAACTGAAAATAACTAGTGAGGAAATGAACTATGATGGGGAAGCGGTAATGATGGTCGTTGGCAATGGACCTTTTCTAGGTGGTATGAAGTCATTTTTCCCTCATGCTGATATTCAAAATGGAAAATTTGATGTACTTATTATTAAGTTAGCGAAGTTACAACACTTTTGGACATGGTTAGAAACGCAAATGCAAAATGATTACCCAGATAATAGAAACGATGAAGTTATTTATTTTAGAACAAGTAAACTTCACGTGGAGAGTTCGCCAGAGCAAAATATTGATAGTGATGGAGAGGTGTTGACGCAAACACCTTCTGAAATTACAATACTACCAAAACATCTAAATGTAGTTATAGGTGATGAAGCATTTGGCACAGTTTAG
- a CDS encoding class I SAM-dependent methyltransferase: MEFWEASFIEKQAMWGYQPTDSAIKAKDIFIDKNVKEVLLPGIGYGRNAKVFIEEGIDVTGIEISKTAIDLARKNGLDIPIFHGPVSDMPFDNKQYDGLFSHALIHLLNKEEREQFFRDCFSQLKPNGYMIFTTVSKEAPMYGKGKQLGKDYFETKDGVKLYFYDAESIDQDFKDYGLVDFFDVEEPNKDSNNKPSMKFTMIICRKDEK; the protein is encoded by the coding sequence ATGGAATTCTGGGAAGCAAGTTTTATAGAAAAACAAGCGATGTGGGGATATCAACCAACTGATTCTGCTATTAAAGCAAAAGACATCTTTATCGATAAAAATGTAAAGGAGGTTTTATTACCAGGGATCGGATATGGGCGAAATGCGAAAGTATTCATAGAAGAAGGAATAGATGTTACTGGCATAGAAATATCAAAAACAGCAATCGATCTCGCTAGAAAAAATGGATTAGATATTCCTATTTTTCATGGTCCTGTGAGTGATATGCCTTTTGATAACAAGCAATACGATGGGTTATTTTCTCATGCACTAATCCACTTACTAAATAAAGAGGAAAGAGAACAGTTTTTCCGAGATTGCTTTAGTCAACTCAAGCCAAATGGATATATGATATTCACAACTGTTTCAAAAGAAGCTCCCATGTATGGTAAAGGGAAACAATTGGGTAAAGACTACTTTGAGACAAAGGACGGTGTGAAGTTGTATTTTTATGATGCGGAATCCATCGATCAAGATTTTAAAGATTATGGGTTAGTAGATTTTTTCGATGTGGAAGAGCCAAATAAAGATAGTAATAATAAACCGTCGATGAAATTTACGATGATTATTTGTAGGAAAGATGAAAAGTAA
- a CDS encoding NAD(P)-dependent alcohol dehydrogenase, giving the protein MYTAKARAVDGPHQPFHATEIKRRNLDSHDVLIEIKYSGICHSDIHTAHGEWGEVNYPLVPGHEIAGVVSDVGPEVTKYKAGDRVGVGCMVDSCGECENCRRGEEQYCHQGNIQTYGGVDKYGEPTQGGYSTHIVVTEDFVLRIPDNIELDVAAPLLCAGITTYSPLNHWNAGPGKKVAVVGMGGLGHMAVKIAHAMGAEVTVLSRTLNKKEDGLEFGAENYYATSEQETFEKLAGSFDLIINTVSAKLDMDAYFSLLNLDGALVNVGAPAEPLSVNVFSLIGHRRSFAGSLIGGIRETQEMLDFCAEHHIVPKIEVISADQIDEAYKRVLDSDVKYRFVIDVSTI; this is encoded by the coding sequence ATGTATACTGCTAAAGCAAGGGCTGTCGATGGGCCACATCAACCATTTCACGCAACGGAAATTAAACGACGTAATCTGGATTCACATGATGTATTAATTGAAATTAAATATTCAGGTATATGCCATTCTGATATACACACTGCTCACGGTGAATGGGGAGAAGTAAACTATCCCCTAGTCCCAGGACATGAAATTGCTGGGGTAGTATCAGATGTTGGACCTGAGGTCACCAAATACAAAGCTGGTGATCGAGTAGGAGTCGGATGTATGGTTGACTCTTGTGGCGAATGTGAGAATTGCCGCAGAGGAGAAGAACAATATTGCCATCAAGGAAATATTCAAACATATGGTGGTGTTGATAAATATGGTGAACCAACTCAAGGTGGATACTCTACTCATATTGTCGTAACGGAGGATTTTGTACTAAGAATTCCTGACAATATCGAATTGGATGTTGCAGCACCGTTACTATGTGCTGGTATTACAACATATTCTCCACTAAATCATTGGAATGCTGGTCCTGGCAAGAAAGTAGCTGTTGTTGGTATGGGTGGCCTTGGTCATATGGCTGTTAAGATTGCACATGCCATGGGAGCAGAAGTTACCGTTCTATCCAGAACATTAAATAAAAAAGAAGATGGATTGGAATTCGGAGCAGAAAACTATTATGCAACTAGTGAACAAGAAACTTTCGAGAAACTTGCGGGATCATTTGATTTAATCATTAATACAGTAAGTGCTAAGCTTGATATGGATGCTTACTTTAGTCTTCTAAATCTGGATGGTGCTTTGGTAAATGTTGGAGCACCGGCAGAGCCATTGTCCGTAAATGTATTCTCTCTCATTGGACATCGTCGCTCATTCGCAGGTTCTTTAATTGGAGGCATTCGAGAGACTCAAGAAATGTTAGACTTCTGTGCGGAGCATCACATTGTTCCAAAAATTGAAGTGATTTCTGCAGATCAAATTGATGAAGCATATAAACGAGTATTAGATTCAGATGTAAAATATCGTTTCGTTATTGATGTTAGCACAATTTAA
- a CDS encoding ASCH domain-containing protein has product MNEQSVKDMWNDYTKIQRDTPNFDEVDVWAFGDAPDHADGLAKLVMEGKKTATSSSYRNYLVDGDSLPERGLHNIILNSDGEAVAIIVTTDVEIVPYHEVTEEHAYLEGEGDRSLRYWQEVHEAFFTRELQRIGKEFSDDIPVVCERFELVYKQKSK; this is encoded by the coding sequence ATGAATGAACAATCTGTAAAAGATATGTGGAATGACTATACAAAAATACAAAGAGATACTCCGAATTTTGATGAAGTAGATGTATGGGCATTTGGAGATGCTCCAGATCACGCTGACGGGCTCGCAAAATTAGTAATGGAAGGGAAGAAAACGGCTACCTCATCAAGCTATAGAAACTATCTAGTTGATGGTGATTCATTGCCTGAACGAGGGCTGCACAATATTATTCTCAATAGCGATGGAGAGGCAGTTGCAATCATTGTTACTACGGATGTAGAAATAGTACCTTATCATGAAGTAACAGAAGAACATGCTTATTTAGAAGGGGAAGGAGATCGTTCTTTGCGCTATTGGCAAGAAGTTCATGAAGCTTTTTTTACTAGGGAGCTGCAACGAATTGGCAAAGAATTTAGTGATGATATTCCAGTTGTTTGTGAAAGATTTGAATTAGTTTATAAACAAAAAAGTAAGTAA
- a CDS encoding CHY zinc finger protein, which yields MMKVYGKVVDHQSRCEHYHSEKDIISIKFKCCNTYYPCYKCHQECEDHEIERWPKREFDKKAILCGVCQTELTINEYMKMNSCKNCKALFNQNCQYHYHLYFDYK from the coding sequence TTGATGAAAGTCTATGGGAAGGTTGTCGACCATCAATCTCGATGTGAACACTATCATTCTGAGAAAGATATTATCAGCATTAAATTTAAATGTTGCAATACTTACTATCCTTGTTATAAGTGTCATCAAGAGTGTGAAGATCATGAAATAGAGAGATGGCCGAAAAGAGAATTTGATAAAAAAGCTATCTTATGCGGTGTTTGTCAGACGGAATTAACGATAAATGAATACATGAAAATGAATTCTTGTAAAAATTGTAAGGCTCTATTTAACCAAAATTGCCAATACCATTATCATCTTTATTTTGATTATAAATAA